One region of Kwoniella newhampshirensis strain CBS 13917 chromosome 6, whole genome shotgun sequence genomic DNA includes:
- a CDS encoding leukotriene A-4 hydrolase/aminopeptidase, producing MSFSPLFTQVRDRDLATLSNYLSIVTRHIDLDWTIDWSKKIIWGSSTLKLEVSDEEGVEEVVLDSSYLDIKEVEVEGDKVSWKLDERIGAMGEALRIFLPNPVKKGETVIIRVIYSTTPQCTAVGWLEPNQTKSGKFPYLFSQCQAIHARSLLPCQDTSSVKVTYGAKVKSGMGLEVLLSGLRKDVVDLGDGLRQFTYEQTVRIPSYLIAVAAGELVYRPFEKLEDRHWTTGVWTEPGIIDAAEWEFKEDTARFVATAEDLTSSYKFGQYNVLLLPESFPYGGMENPVTTYVTPTLIAGDRSQVDVVAHEISHSWFGNGISVKSAREFWLNEGWTTYTERLIIGKIYGEPARQLSYIVGRQALVGDLKRFEPRFQRLVAEYKEHEDPDEGYGQCAYEKGANLLLYLERILGGLDVFLPYMRDYVKTFEGYSIDTDQWRDHLFDYFGKLEGGSAFVRKLGKVDWDAWLHGAGEDLCVDMQYDDTLSKACYELAVRWDEARDSDDLSSFSATDVERFSATQKVVFLDKLQTYETFPVKTVAVLGDVYGFAKTGSAEIRLRFYELALKSGPEYAEDAAGWVISRGRMKFCRPIFRLLNQQTPELARKTFREHAAFYHPIARKMIAKDLDMEL from the exons ATGTCGTTCTCACCCCTATTCACCCAAGTTCGGGACCGAGATCTCGCGACTTTGTCCAATTACCTCTCTATCGTCACTAGACATATTGACCTCGACTGGACGATCGATTGGTCCAAGAAGATCATTTGGGGAAGTTCGACGCTGAAGCTGGAGGtcagcgatgaggagggggtggaggaggtagtTTTGGATAGTAGCTATCTGGATAtcaaggaggtggaggttgaggggGACAAGGTT TCATGGAAACTCGATGAGAGAATCGGCGCGATGGGTGAAGCTCTGCGCATCTTTCTTCCCAACCCGGTGAAAAAAGGCGAG ACTGTTATCATCAGGGTCATCTACTCAACCACACCCCAATGCACCGCTGTAGGGTGGTTAGAACCCAACCAGACCAAATCCGGCAAATTCCCTtacctcttctcccaatGTCAAGCGATTCATGCTCGgtccctcctcccttgTCAGGATACTTCGTCCGTCAAGGTGACTTATGGAGCGAAGGTTAAGAGTGGCATGGGTCTGGAGGTCCTCTTGTCCGGCTTGAGGAAGGATGTAGTGGATCTTGGGGATGGTCTCAGGCAATTCACCTACGAGCAG ACTGTCCGAATTCCGAGTTATCTTATTGCTGTAGCCGCTGGCGAACTCGTCTACAGACCTTTCGAAAAGCTCGAGGATAGACATTGGACCACCGGTGTGTGGACTGAG CCTGGTATCATCGACGCCGCAGAATGGGAGTTCAAGGAGGACACTGCCCG GTTTGTTGCCACTGCGGAAGATTTGACTTCGTCGTACAAGTTCGGCCAGTACAACgtgcttctccttcccgaGTCTTTTCCTTacggag GCATGGAGAATCCAGTGACTACTTACGTCACTCCCACTCTTATCGCTGGAGATAGAAGTCAAGTCGATGTCGTCGCTCATGAAATCAGTCAT TCCTGGTTCGGCAATGGGATCAGTGTTAAGTCGGCACGAGAATTCTGGCTGAATGAA GGATGGACCACATACACGGAGCGACTGATCATCGGGAAAATATACGGTGAACCTGCGCGACAGCT GTCTTATATCGTAG GACGTCAAGCATTGGTCGGTGATCTCAAGCGATTCGAACCGCGCTTTCAGCGATTGGTGGCGGAATATAAGGAGCACGAAGATC CCGACGAAGGCTACGGGCAATGCGCATATGAAA AGGGTGccaatcttctcctgtATCTTGAGCGCATTCTTGGCGGTCTAGacgtcttcctcccatATATGAGGGACTACGTCAAGACCTTCGAAGGATACTCGATTGATACGGATCAATGGAGAGACCATCTGTTCGACTACTTTGGGAAGTTAGAAGGAGGATCCGCATTCGTGAGAAAGCTCGGCAAGGTGGACTGGGATGCA TGGCTGCATGGAGCCGGTGAAGACCTGTGTGTCGACATGCAATATGACGATACCCTTTCTAAAGCT TGTTATGAGCTCGCAGTCAGGTGGGACGAGGCGCGAGACTCCGACGACTTGTCGTCTTTCTCGGCGACAGATGTGGAAAGGTTTTCAGCCACGCAGAAAG tcgtcttcctcgacaaACTTCAGACCTACGAGACTTTCCCCGTCAAGACTGTAGCGGTTCTCGGAGATGTGTACGGCTTCGCGAAGACTGGTAGCGCTGAGATCCGCTTGCGTTTTTACGAGCTTGCTCTCAAGTCTGGTCCAGAGTATGCCGAAGATGCCGCCG GCTGGGTCATCAGTCGAGGGAGGATGAAGTTTTGTCGCCCCATCTTCCGACTTCTGAACCAGCAGACCCCCGAATTGGCCAGGAAAACATTTCGCGAACATGCAGCCTTTTAC CACCCGATCgcaaggaagatgatcgcAAAGGATCTAGACATGGAATTGTAG